One stretch of Equus caballus isolate H_3958 breed thoroughbred chromosome 24, TB-T2T, whole genome shotgun sequence DNA includes these proteins:
- the VTI1B gene encoding vesicle transport through interaction with t-SNAREs homolog 1B, with protein MATSATSSEHFEKLHEIFRGLHEDLRGVPERLLGTAGTEEKKKLIRDFDEKQQEANETLAEMEEELRYAPLSFRNPMMSKLRTYRKDLAKLHREVRSTPLTATPGGRGDMKYGTYAVENEHMNRLQSQRALLLQGTDSLNRATQSIERSHRIATETDQIGSEIIEELGEQRDQLERTKSRLVNTSENLSKSRKILRSMSRKVTTNKLLLSIIILLELAILGGLVYYKFFRKH; from the exons ATGGCCACCTCCGCCACCTCCTCGGAACATTTCGAAAAACTGCACGAGATCTTCCGCGGCCTCCATGAAGACCTGCGAGGGGTGCCGGAGCGGCTCCTGGGGACGGCAGGGACAG aagagaagaagaagttGATCAGAGATTTTGATGAAAAGCAACAGGAAGCAAATGAAACG CTGGCAGAGATGGAAGAGGAACTACGTTATGCGCCCCTATCTTTCCGTAACCCTATGATGTCTAAGCTTCGAACCTACCGGAAGGACCTTGCCAAACTCCACCGGGAAGTGAGAAGCACACCTTTGACAGCTACACCTGGGGGCCGAGGAGACATGAAATATGGCACATATGCTGTAGAGAATGAGCACATG AATCGGCTGCAGTCTCAAAGGGCATTACTTCTGCAAGGCACTGATAGCCTGAACCGGGCCACCCAGAGTATTGAGCGCTCTCATCGGATTGCCACAGAGACTGACCAGATTGGCTCAGAAATCATAGAAGAGCTGGGGGAGCAACGTGACCAGTTGGAACGTACCAAGAGTAGA ctGGTAAACACAAGTGAAAACTTGAGCAAAAGTCGAAAGATTCTCCGTTCAATGTCCAGAAA AGTGACGACCAACAAGCTGCTACTTTCCATCATCATCTTACTGGAGCTAGCCATCCTGGGAGGCCTGGTTTATTACAAATTCTTTCGGAAGCATTGA